The window ACCGGGGGATCACCCCGCGCTGGCTTCGGCCTACCAGGGCCGGGCCGCCCACCTGCTGTCGTTCGACGACCGGCTCACGTCGGCGAAAGCCGGGCTCACCCTCCAGCCACGGGTGTCTGTGAGCGTGCGGCCGCCCGACGCGTTCGCCACGCTGTTCGATCCCGAGAGCCTCTACGAGGCAGTCGAAGGCGGTTCGTATCCGGGGCCGGATCGGAATCCGCGCGCGTGAGCGGTCGTCAGTAATCGGCTGGGGCTTGTGAACCGGTGCTCGAGCAGCAACTGGCAGCGAGGCCGCGAGCGATGTCGCTCGGTCTCGAGACGCTCACTCCTGTTTCCGCCAGGGAATCACACCGGGGACGACCACCCACCGTCCGAAGCGACGCCGCAGGCGATGGGGGAGCAGGCGGGCGAACGTGGCGAGGATCCGGTTTCGGCGGCCGGGAATCACCATCCCGTCACCGCGCTTTGCGCCCCGATAGCCCGCCGCCGCGACCCGTTCGGGGGTGAGCATGAATCGACGCTCAAGCCACGACGACCCCCGACCGCTGCGGTCGTGGATGCCCGTCGAGACGGGCCCGGGACAGAGGGTCGTGACGGTGACGCCTGAATCCCGGCACTCCTCGGCGATGGACTCGGTAGCGGAGACGAGCGCGGCCTTGCTCGCGTGGTAGCCGGCCATGTACGGCCCCGGCTGGAAGGCGGCCGTCGAGGCTACGGTGAGGATGAGCCCGTCGTTTCGCTCGCGCATGGGCGGCAGAAACTGGCTGATGAGCGCGAGCGGAGCTTCGACGTTGACCCGCAGGAGGTTACGTTCGGTCTCGAGGTCACTCTCGGCATACGGGCCGTAGGTCGCCGTGGCGGCGTTGTTCACCAGGGCGTCGATCCGGATCTCGCGTTCGAGGAGGTGATCGCGGATTCGCTCGGGGGCGTCGGACTCGACGAGGTCGATCGAAATCGCCGTGACGGCGACGTCGTACTCGTCGTGGAGGTTCCGGGCCGCTGCCTCGAGTCGTTCCTCGTCTCGAGCGACCAGCACCAGCTCCCAGCCGTCGGCGGCGAACTCGGCGGCCAGGGCGCGACCGATGCCGCGGCTACCGCCGGTGATGAGGGCCGTTTTTGGGTGGCGCTGGTCGCTCGAGCCCGACTCCTGAGTGGGCATGCTCGAGGGTAGGAGGGTGGGATCGAAAAAGCGCGGGGGTTCTCGTGTGTGTGGATCTATTGGGTTGGGCGTGCTGCGAACAATCGAATCGCAGTGTAATCACCGCGAAAGCCCCTGGCACGCTCGACCCACCGGGGCTCCATGCGCGCGCTCGCGTCGCTCGCGTGCTTTAGTCGCCCGGGAGGGATCGACCGCGCCAGCCCCTTTCATTCCCACCCATGTCAGCTGGCCGAACAGGCATTGCGGGTGGGAATGAGGGGCTTTCGCGGTGTTCGATGCGGTTACAGATCAGTCTGTGTGTACGCTGACCACCACTCTTTGACCACTATTGATTCGAACTTTCAGTCGTTGACCACGCACGCGAGGACTCGAGCGTATGAGCTGAGAGCAGTACGACCTGAACCGGATCGTCAGCGTTCGGCGTACCAGTCGGCGAACGTTGCCAGGGCGCGTCCGCGGTGGGAGATGGCGTTTTTCTTCGCGGCGGTCATCTCCGCGAGCGTCTGGCCGTTGTACTCGAAGATTGGGTCGTAGCCGAAGCCGCCCTCGCCGCGGGGGGCGACGAGCGTTCCGGCGACCGAGCCCTCGAAGGTTTCGACGCCGTCGGCGTCGGCGTAGGCGAGGACGGTTCGGAAGTGTGCCCGGCGGTCGTCCTCTGCTTCGCTTTCGGCGAGTCGCCACAGCCGTTCGACGCCGACGGTGTGCTGGACGTAGGCCGCGTAGGGGCCGGGAAAGCCGCCCAGCGCGTCGACGAACAGGCCGGTGTCGTCGACGAGGACGCCCTCGAGGTCGCGATCCGGATCGTCCTCTCTGAGGGCGTCGTAGGCCTCTCGAGCACCTCGAGTGGCGATGTCGGCGAGCTCGTCGCTCTGGATTTCGGTGTAGTCGTAGCGTACCTGTTCGACGTGTGCCAGGCCCTCGAGGTACTCGCGGGCTTCCTCGACTTTGCCCTCGTTGCTGGTGACGAATTTGATCGTCGGGATCGAGGCCGAGGTCGGGTTCGCGGTCGGGGTCATACTCGATGGCCTGTCTGGGAGGGTCAAAGCGTCGTCGGTTGCCGTCGTCCAGATCGCCGTCTCCGCTATTCTTTTGCCGCCGGCGACTGAGGATTCGGATATGGACGCAACGCTCGATCACGTTATGCTTCGCGTCGAAGACCTCGAGGAATCGCTGGAGTGGTACCAGACGCATCTGGACTACGAGGAGAAGGGCCGCTGGGAGGCCGACACCTTCACCAACGTTTTCCTCGGATCGGCGGACATGCACGACGACGGCTCGCTCCTCGAGCTCACGTACAACCACGACGGCCGGAGCTACGAGATGGGCGACGCCTGGGGGCACATCGCCGTTCGGGTTCCGGAGGACGAACTCGAGTCGAGCTACCAGCAGCTGATGGACGAGGGCGTCGAGGACTACCGCGATCCGGAGTCCTGCGGGAACCGCTACGCCTTCGTTCAGGATCCGGACGGGCACGAGATCGAGATCGTGAAGCGCGACTACGGCGCGAAGTGGTCGCTCGATCACACGATGATCCGCGTCGAGGATGCGACTGAGGCGCTCGGCTACTGGACGCGGACGTTCGAGTACGACGAGATCGGTCGCTGGGAGGCCGACACCTTCGCGAACTACTTCGTGCAGCGCGAGGGGGCGGCCGACGAGGAGATGACCGTCGAGCTGACGTACAACTACGACGGGCGGAGCTACGAGATGGGCGACGCCTGGGGCCACCTGGCGGTTCGGGTCGACGACCTCCACGACGTCTGGGAGCAGGTGCTCGAGCGCGAGAGCGAGGACTATCGCGATCCGGAGTCCTGTGGGGATCGGTACGCGTTTACGAAGGATCAGGACGGGCACGAGATCGAGATCGTGACGCGGGATTGAGGCGGTTTCAGGAGGGTTCGTTTTTTGACGGTGGATCGGTGGCCTCGAGTCCTGTGTTTAACTCTTGGTGCTGGGTTGGCTCGAGTCGCCGTACCGATTCAGGATACAGGGCTGGCTCGAGTTCTCGGTCTGATTCGGTACGCTATGTGGGCTCGAGCATTCGTTCGGGATCGCAGGGACGGGTTGGGTCGTAGCGACATCTCGGCTGCGTAGACGAGTGTCGAGTCTGCGCTCCCGATGGGAGTCGGTCGGTCGCGTCTCCACCCTGATGGGTTTCCCACACTCTCAGACGCGTTCGAAACTGTGAGCGTGCGACGTTCCTGATTGTCTCGAGTCCGGAGACTACACTTTCATTTTCTGATCTCTGGGATGGGAAAAACTACGCAAACCGGTGTTTATATCGCTCGAGCGACGCGTTTTGCCGGTGTTTCGTGCTGTCAGCCTCGCTGAGTGTTTCACGCTCGACAGTCACGGGACTTTATATGTGATCTCGCGGTGATTTGTCGATCACGTCTCGAGTAATACAGGCTTACACTGCTCCTCGAGGCCATTTGTGTGGGTTTCGCACACCCCAGACCCACCACAAAGCATTTATAATTATAGGCCATCGGTATCTAATACCCCTACCCAGGGTGACAGTAGTAAGTAGGGCCTCACACACGGTAATGTGTGATTGGGCACGAACGATACTGTTGCCGTAACAACAATACAACGATAACAATGACAGGAACGAAACAGAAAGTTAGCTCAGCCCTGATGGCTGTGCTGATGGTGCTTTCCGTTGTTGCCATCGGTGGCGCTGCCTTCGCAGGCTCCGCTGCTGCTGCGCACAATGACGGTGAGCGCACAACCACATTTGAGAATATCTCCTCAGATGAGGACTATTACCAGGGACAGACTATCAACGTAACCGAACTCGGTGCTAACGCTGACGCGGTTAACGTCATCGAAGGTACAAGTGGCAGCGAAGGTGACAGAGTGACCACGCTCCGTGTGAGCGATGAGTCCGTCACCCTTAGCTCCGCTCTGACCGAAGACCTCGATGGTCCGTACTACCTCGAGGTTGAGTACGATGACACGACCGCTGACGAAGACTCGAGCACCATGTGGTTCAGTGAGCAGGTCATTGAGGTTGACTGGGACTCTGAGGAAGTCAATGCTGGCTCCTCCGCTACCCTCAGCTACGATGATGTTAGCGACCAGCCACGCGACGAAGTTGACCTCTACGTGAGTGCCGAGGACGCTGACGGCGATGCTGTCAGCGCCGAGGATCTCAACGCAACCTTCGGTGACGCTGCTGACACCATGGAAGACGTTGATGACGCAGTCGTGATCGAGGGTCACACCGCTGACGAACTCGACGCCGACTTCACCGGCTGGGCCGAGGGCGACTACACGTTCACCGTGAGCGTCTCGGACACCACCGCTGAGGACACGGCAGAGATCAGCGTCGGTGAAGCACCTGACTTCGCAACCAGCTTCAGTGCTGACAACTACGACGGTATCACCGGCGACTACGTCGAGTTCACCGTCGAATTCGATGGTGGTGACTCCGCAAACGTCACGATCTTCGACGACAGTGAAGAATACTACGAGGCTAACCTGACGGTTGAGGACGGCAGCGGTGACGGCGAAGTCACCGTCCGTATGAACACGTACCTGGCCGGTCAGGGCGGAACTGATGCCTTCGAAGCTGTTGACGAGGACGACACTGTTACTGTCGAAGACGACAACAGCCTGGAGGAATACGACGATGCGCGCCTCCCAGCAGACATCCTCGAGATGCACGTCTTCCCAGACGGTGAGACGGAGGACGAGGATGACATTGCGTTCATCACGCTCGAAGCCGGCTCCGTTGGCGACCTGAACACCTACGTTGTCTCCGAGCCTGCTGCCGATGACGATCTCGAGGACATCCTCGAGAACGCGCTCGAGCGCAACAACGTCGCTGAAGGTGACCACCTCGTCTTCGAAGTTGAGGCAACCGGTCTCTACGGATACCTCGACGCTGATGACTTCGACGACGACGAAGGTCTCGAGATGATCTTCCAGGACACTGAGGAGCCACGATTCGGCTCGGCTGACTCGGTCAACCTGAGCGACGCTATCTCCGCCGAATGGGCGGAAGTCCACACGGACGCTGACAGCGGCGCGTTCTACGTCGTCGTTGATCAGGAAGCAAGCAACGCTAGCGTTGACCAGACCTGGGACGTGACGTTCAGCATCGACGCTGACGAGAACGTATACCACGACGAGGACGTCGAAGTCTCGGACACCTTCTCGGTTGAAGAGCGCTCCGTCGAACTCGTCGGCGACTTCGACGAGGACGACCGACTCCAACTCACCCATTCCGATGAAGCAGTCATCGAGGGTGAGACCAACATCGCCCCCGGTGGAGACAACGCTGAGTTCCGTCTCCGCTTCGCCGAGAGCGTCGCACGCACGTCCGCTGACGTCAACGATGACGGCTCCTTCGCCGCCACCGTTGACCTGAGCGACCGTGCAGTTGGCGACGAGTTCGAAATCCGAACCACGCTCGGTGACGACCGGATCTACAACGACGCAGTCGTCGTGGACGCCGAGCCTGAGCCAGAAGCTCAGTTCGAAGCCACGCACGACGTAACCGTTGACGAGGACACGGCCAACATCGACGTCGAAGTCTCCAATACTGGTGACGCCGACGGCGAGACCACGGTCGAGTTCGTCTTCGACGGCGAGTCCGTGATCGACGAGGAAGTGTCCCTCGAAGCAGGTGCCTCCGAGGCATTCAGCGAAGCAGTCGCTGACCTCGAGGACGGTACCTACGACTGGACGCTCTCCCTCGACGGTGAAGAACTCGACAGCGGCTCCGTCGACGTCGAAACTGAGGCCCCTGACGATGACGAGGCCCCTGACGACGACGATGACGAAGCCCCTGACGACGATGACGATGACGCGGCACCTGACGACGACGATGACGACGATGCCGCACCTGACGACGACGACGATGACGATGTCGTCGACGACGACGATGACG of the Natronosalvus vescus genome contains:
- a CDS encoding VOC family protein, encoding MDATLDHVMLRVEDLEESLEWYQTHLDYEEKGRWEADTFTNVFLGSADMHDDGSLLELTYNHDGRSYEMGDAWGHIAVRVPEDELESSYQQLMDEGVEDYRDPESCGNRYAFVQDPDGHEIEIVKRDYGAKWSLDHTMIRVEDATEALGYWTRTFEYDEIGRWEADTFANYFVQREGAADEEMTVELTYNYDGRSYEMGDAWGHLAVRVDDLHDVWEQVLERESEDYRDPESCGDRYAFTKDQDGHEIEIVTRD
- a CDS encoding BGTF surface domain-containing protein; translation: MTTLRVSDESVTLSSALTEDLDGPYYLEVEYDDTTADEDSSTMWFSEQVIEVDWDSEEVNAGSSATLSYDDVSDQPRDEVDLYVSAEDADGDAVSAEDLNATFGDAADTMEDVDDAVVIEGHTADELDADFTGWAEGDYTFTVSVSDTTAEDTAEISVGEAPDFATSFSADNYDGITGDYVEFTVEFDGGDSANVTIFDDSEEYYEANLTVEDGSGDGEVTVRMNTYLAGQGGTDAFEAVDEDDTVTVEDDNSLEEYDDARLPADILEMHVFPDGETEDEDDIAFITLEAGSVGDLNTYVVSEPAADDDLEDILENALERNNVAEGDHLVFEVEATGLYGYLDADDFDDDEGLEMIFQDTEEPRFGSADSVNLSDAISAEWAEVHTDADSGAFYVVVDQEASNASVDQTWDVTFSIDADENVYHDEDVEVSDTFSVEERSVELVGDFDEDDRLQLTHSDEAVIEGETNIAPGGDNAEFRLRFAESVARTSADVNDDGSFAATVDLSDRAVGDEFEIRTTLGDDRIYNDAVVVDAEPEPEAQFEATHDVTVDEDTANIDVEVSNTGDADGETTVEFVFDGESVIDEEVSLEAGASEAFSEAVADLEDGTYDWTLSLDGEELDSGSVDVETEAPDDDEAPDDDDDEAPDDDDDDAAPDDDDDDDAAPDDDDDDDVVDDDDDDDETDDDGQPGFGVAVALAALLGAAMLALRRQD
- a CDS encoding SDR family NAD(P)-dependent oxidoreductase, whose product is MPTQESGSSDQRHPKTALITGGSRGIGRALAAEFAADGWELVLVARDEERLEAAARNLHDEYDVAVTAISIDLVESDAPERIRDHLLEREIRIDALVNNAATATYGPYAESDLETERNLLRVNVEAPLALISQFLPPMRERNDGLILTVASTAAFQPGPYMAGYHASKAALVSATESIAEECRDSGVTVTTLCPGPVSTGIHDRSGRGSSWLERRFMLTPERVAAAGYRGAKRGDGMVIPGRRNRILATFARLLPHRLRRRFGRWVVVPGVIPWRKQE
- the rdgB gene encoding RdgB/HAM1 family non-canonical purine NTP pyrophosphatase; this encodes MTPTANPTSASIPTIKFVTSNEGKVEEAREYLEGLAHVEQVRYDYTEIQSDELADIATRGAREAYDALREDDPDRDLEGVLVDDTGLFVDALGGFPGPYAAYVQHTVGVERLWRLAESEAEDDRRAHFRTVLAYADADGVETFEGSVAGTLVAPRGEGGFGYDPIFEYNGQTLAEMTAAKKNAISHRGRALATFADWYAER